A genomic window from Slackia heliotrinireducens DSM 20476 includes:
- the mazG gene encoding nucleoside triphosphate pyrophosphohydrolase, with protein MPDTMPIHSDRCEDFDALVKTIAALRDPDHGCPWDKKQTHASIANNFIEETYEVVDAIEANDVPHMCEELGDVLMQVVLQAQIAEDNSEFTIDDVCRGINEKLIRRHPHVFGDAAADTPEEVNKLWSRIKMEERATSDAQAQAPGEKREGLLDGVPTSFPALLQAQKISRKAVAVGFEWESVDDVWAKVAEEIEEFKTAETPEDAQLEFGDVLFALVNVARWSGFDAEEALRQSNNKFRRRWSFMEGAAWAQGRDIAELTGEELEDLWQQAKRHERE; from the coding sequence ATGCCAGATACAATGCCCATCCACAGCGACCGCTGCGAAGACTTCGACGCGCTGGTGAAGACCATCGCCGCGCTACGCGACCCCGACCACGGCTGTCCGTGGGACAAGAAACAAACGCACGCGAGCATCGCGAACAACTTCATCGAGGAGACGTACGAGGTGGTGGATGCCATCGAGGCGAACGACGTGCCCCACATGTGCGAGGAACTGGGCGACGTGCTCATGCAGGTGGTGCTGCAGGCGCAGATCGCCGAGGACAACAGCGAATTCACCATCGACGACGTGTGTCGCGGCATCAACGAGAAACTCATCCGTCGGCATCCCCACGTGTTCGGCGACGCGGCCGCCGACACGCCCGAAGAGGTCAATAAGCTGTGGTCGCGCATCAAGATGGAGGAAAGGGCCACGTCAGACGCCCAGGCGCAGGCGCCGGGCGAGAAGCGCGAGGGGCTGCTGGACGGCGTGCCCACCAGCTTTCCGGCATTGCTGCAGGCCCAGAAGATATCCCGCAAGGCCGTGGCCGTGGGCTTCGAGTGGGAAAGCGTGGATGACGTGTGGGCCAAAGTGGCCGAAGAAATTGAGGAGTTCAAGACTGCCGAAACGCCCGAAGACGCGCAGCTCGAGTTCGGCGACGTGCTGTTCGCCCTGGTCAACGTGGCGCGATGGTCGGGGTTCGATGCGGAAGAGGCGCTGCGCCAATCCAACAACAAATTCCGTCGCCGCTGGTCGTTCATGGAGGGCGCGGCGTGGGCGCAAGGGCGCGACATCGCCGAGCTGACCGGCGAAGAGCTCGAAGATCTGTGGCAGCAGGCAAAGCGCCACGAACGTGAATAG